TCACATGAATAGCAGTTCCAGAAGTTCTTCTCCAGCTAAGGTGACGAATGAGGGTGAGGTAAGTTCTGTAGTTACTGTGAATCATGTGGTCATGCAGGAACATGTAGCTTTCCTACAGTACTTGCTCTTTGCTTTATCCttctttgtgttctatttgtactatcccttttgtttcttaaaaagcaaactgTTCCCCAAGAACCTGAGACCCCCTCAGTCTCCACAATTACTTCTTTGACTGAGCATCCAGTTGGAGTAAGTACTTAGAGGTTGAGAACTGAATTGGGttttattctgtgcatttctgGGAAGGATATTCAGAGCATGACACTGATCTTGTTTGCTTTAAACTGCATGCAATATTGAGCTTACTTTTCTCATTAACTTGGGAATGTTGCTTAagtgtgtacaactataatgaactaTAGAATGTGAAAAGTTATCACTCTAACTTTATATGGTGTTTTGTGTTGAATGTTCAACACAAAACACCatataaagtaaaagtaaaggcaaagtaaattcattataaattatataattcatcatttttatttttgtttggaagaatgttatttaagaattCCTTCATTTGTGCAAACCCTATTTTGAGTGATTTGAATTAGATTGGTATCAGattttctgaaagtgaaataCTGTTTCAGTGAAACAATGATCATCTGAAATGACCTCTTGAGCCAGTCCCAAGAAATGGTCTCATTTGTTCACATAAGTGTATTCTCTTGTAACTGTGTTGCTATTATATCCGGTAGGTCTTCTGCAgctctataataaaataaatttttaattgtttagtttcAAACCCACTACTCATAGGAAATGATAAATCAATATCTCAAATGGTGTACAGTATATAGCACTGTGATGGAAAATACTTCTCAAGTTccagtgtatatatattccaGGAATATACATCTCTAGAGAAATCTAAGGGCACCTTAGATAAGACCCCAAACCCCTTTGTAgtagaagatttaaaagagagCAAAGACCCATTGTTAGAGAGGAGTAGAGGTGGGAAAAGCATGGCTTGGAGGCAAACCTGGGATTGAGTTCCTTTAATATGCAGTGTGGCCTTCAACAAATTATGatattccatttgcttttgttccctcttatttaaaataagacagtctACTTAAAGATCTCAGAGgttgaataatatatgaaagactgACTGAAGATACTCTGAATAGTAGCTATTATTACATgggtagagaatggatttttcattttattctgttcattcttAATATGGAAGTAATGAGCTATTGTGATGAAAGGGAAGTGATGGGGAGGGGGGACTCcctttgaaatagattgtagTGAATACAGCATGACATACTTGTCAGAAATCACCTCTGTTAATAACCTCTGCCAGTCctcttgcctttccctttcctgtgcaGATATAATCAGTAACAAACTGCTCCCTCTTGTGGCATCCTTCCAACTTCTGTAAGCTGTCGGTGGGAATACACAGGAGGGGTGGGTAGTTTTGTTGCACTGATGGTGTTCTCTGGACAGGTGCCTGTTTTGGGTTTTAGCTTTTATCGGTGTTGATACTTTGTCTTAatacataggaattttaaaacttttaactgcTTTCAAATCTTAAATTGCAGGTTCATATGGCTATGAAAGGGCCCCCTCCTTTCTCAGGGGTACCCTTCATGGGACCCCCGATGGGacggcctccaccacctcccattcgGTATGGACCACCACTTCAGCTCGGTGGGCCTTTTGGGCCTCGGCCAATTCCTCCACCATTTGGTATGATGATCTGAACAGTAGTGATTGACTTATAAATcacattcatctttcatttctattgcttGCTAAAACAGTTGGTTGCTATCTCAGGTCTTTACAATGAAAGGATAAAGCtgagtacattttaacttttcctccagttttctggAACATATGGGACAGTACATAATCTTATACTGAGATAGGCAATAGCTATCTCTCATAGACAAGGATAAGGGGCTATATacagaaaagccagaaatattaCTTCTGCAGATGTTTGTTGAAACTCTGTTGATATGCACTGCAATAGAGGGAAAGGTGGATGAGACACAtgccataacttaaaattttgtcacaGATATGAAAATCCTATAACATAAAGTTTGTAATCGCCCATAATGGAAGCATAAGCAGTAggttatagaatatagaaaagtcaAACCCTCCTTATCTTGAGAAAAGTCAGAGGGAAGTGTTAAAGAGGAGGATTTAACAGTGACCTAATAAATATTGCTGATTTAATTAGGTGGCTGTGGAAGGCCTTTTCCAGGAGGGCATGCACCTTGATTCTGATGGCATGTGTAAAGTCCATGCTGAaatacttcatgaatttttaatggatacagtAATAAATAGTGGAATTTCcttttatcaaaatttctttgatGTAGTAAAGTTCTTATTTCATAATCTATCATCTTGTTATGGTAATATAGTACTTCCAAATATAAATGGAGCTCTTGTGAGatagaaataattctgcaattatatagtagggaaagaaaaaagacaagcctGGAGCTAGGTAGAGCCATGTTTAAATCCTTAATATGTTGCTTCATGGCTGGTTGGTCAAAGGCTATAACTAAACTTGTTCCATCTCAGTTTGCCTCATCTGGAAAGTCAGGATGTTCACcagacttcctttttattttccaggtcctGGTATGCGTCCACCAATAGGCTTCAGAGAATATGCACCATGTGTTCCACCTGGAAAATGGGATTTGCCTTTTGACCCtcgtgatttttttccaggaccCGCACCAGCACCATTTAGACCTTTAGGCTCATTTGGCCCAAGAGAGTACTTCATTCCTGGTGCCCCATTACCACTTCCAACTCATGGTCCCCAAGACTATGGGCCACCACCTGCTGCAAAAGACTTAATGCCTTCAGGCTTTAAAGATGAACCTCCATATACACCTAATTCTCAGATTAGTGAGGGCTGTTCACAGGCCTTAAAACAGGGCCCATAAAGTTAACCTCTGACACTTAGTCAGAAAATGGACTATAAACTATTCATCAAGTTAAAGGATTattggcttcaaaatataaaagtttattttaaatggtttatgtttttagaatgaagctgccttggtgcagtatacattttgagccaaaatattttccccctaaatatccCCCACTTAAGCTAGAGTatccttccaattttaaaatgtgcaataaggaatacctttgttttagttaatgtagcatatacaattgctaaatgatttagaatgtcataattatggacatttcctgtggaaatgctttaagaacatgtatttccattatcctatttttagtgtattccagttgataacagagaaatggtgttttataagcttgattttttttctctttcagtatcTGGTCGCAGAGACTGTTACGCTAAAAATGTTTACTCAAAGatcataaacttcattttccttcttgctgaagttctttgttgtaatagttcataaaaaatgtttattaatatttcccaagTGTCTGTTGATTCATTGGAGACTTTGTGCCATTGGGGAAGCATGTCAACTCACTCTCAGAATCCACCCCTAGGCCTCAGAAGCAGCAGGGTCAGGCCTGCTTGGGGTTCTCCACTCAGCCCAGCTTTCCAAGACCCCTGTGTCCCTGCCTGCTGGAGCTTGGGGACCAGCGGCTAGGGCCTGTGGGCTGCCCACTGCTGCCCTGCAGCTTGGGAAGTGGTAGCACGCCTCtgctctcctgctgcctcctgccacaGTCTAGAGAGCTCTCTGAGCCATCCTTACACCTGGGAGCCACTGCCCATCTTGGGGGGAGACTGACCCCATGCAAGATGTAAATAGCAACATTCTCAAATACCTGGGGAGGGCCGAGGGGCCTGGCGGGAGGGGCTGCAGGGTAAGGCCAGGAAGGGACACTGCTGTGAGGCGGgtgcagggaagggagagaggagggagggtgctgggggaCTGGGTAGGGCAGAACTGGTAGGGCCAACACCTGGAGGGCCAGAGCCTGTGTCCCCACTCCCAGCTGAGGGGCAGAGGGTGCTGGGCTTGGGGCGAGGAGGGACCACCACGAACCCAGCTTAGGTGTATTCTGAGGGCGAGGTCGGCACAGAAGCTGCCTGACACAGCCAATGCCCGGGGAATTGGGGGAGGTGAAGACAGGTGCTGACTTCTCTCCCAATCACCAGGCCTGATGGGAGCAAGGCTGCCTTTTGCTGGGTGAGTACTGAGGGGgaccctgcctggggctgggggcttccTGGGATCCTCTGGCCCTCTGTGGAGCCAACTCCCAAGTTCAATGCCTGCCTGCCCAGATGGGTGTTTTTGAGGGGACAAAGATGGCTTAATTGTCTGGAGACAATGGATGTCCCATGAGATCCACTCTGAAGTGCAAGATTCAGCTGGCTCCAGTGGACTCCTGCTGTTGACCTGCACCCCTGGGAGCAGTCTACCAGCTGCCTACAGTGGTGCCTCTGGGGACAGGTTGCCCGTTCTGGCAGGGACCTCCCACCAGGGAACATGAGAGCCTGTGGTGCCCTGGCTTccccctgtccccaggagctggtgTCTCCTGGGTGCCTGAGTCAACACTCATCTCAATCCTGTCCCACTGTCCTGGCCATGAGGATATTTCATCTCTGGTGGCCACTGCTGTGACTCCTGGACTGTCCTGTTGGCACCAAGCCTACTTCTCAGAAAGCAGTGGGTGTACAAGAGACACCAGGAACAGGACCACGGGGACACCCGGCCCACAACCCATGTGAGATGGAGGCTGAGATGGTGGGGCCTTTCCAGGACCCCCCCACTGCCGTTCTCTCCAGGAACAACCTCCAGCATGCCCAAGGCCGTCCACCCACTTCCACGGCCACGGGGACTGGCCTGCGTGGAACATGCCTGGCTGGAAACCTGCTGTGGGCTCCTGGGGAAAGCATCATGTCccactgagcagctgggactccTCGGTGGGCAGTGAGGTGACTGCTGctgtgtggaggggcaggggccgcaaaaacgggggtgggggtgagttACCATTCGCTGAGCGCCATCCTCCTGTCGTAGACACGGATGGAACCGTCACCAAGGCCAGCCACAATGAGCGAGCGGTGGGAGTCGCAGGACAGACTTGTCACGCAGCTGTCGGCGCCCGTGGGGATGTCCTGGCCCAGACAGAGAGGGCTGAGATGGGGCACCGCTACCCCAAGCCCACATGggcctcacctccctccctgggGACTGCGGCCTTTGCCTCCACCTGCCAGAGGCCATCGCAGGCTGAGGAGctcagatgggagggaagggcaggggcacATGGGACTCGGTGCAGCCAGATCTGCCTGAacacctgccctgcacctgcGCACTGGCCAGGGCAGGCTGAGCTCCGGCAGCATGCTGGAggcacccagggccacctggctATTGGCCAATTAAACTTCCCAACACCATCTCCCTCTTTCCTGAAGAGAGACAGAGTACACTTTGGCAAGGAGAACTCCTATTAGCTACCCCTGAGGACTCCTGATCAGTCGAGGGAAGAGCGGAAGCGTggaccctgcttcccctggtgGCTGCACACAGCAGGAGGACTGGTGAACGCCAGCAGGGGGAGCTGCAGGCAGCAGATGGgcctgtgggggcagggagggacgcGTGCTTTCCAACCCCAGTGGGGATGCTGCGGGAAATCTGCACATGTGGACTCTGTGTGAGGGGCAGGCCTTTGCAAGAGCCCCCCCACTTCTCCCTGCACCCGACTGCCCAGCTGCGCGCCTGCCCCAGGAGTTGCACTGCGGCCACATGTGCGCGTGCCCCTGGGCTGCAAAACCTGCCTCCTCCACACGGAGCAGCACAGCGCTGCACGGGAGTCTGACCTCCCCCACTTGCTCTTCCCTCTGAGGGTCTTCCAACCCGGTCCAGAGAGGCAGCTGCCATTCAGACGTCTGTGAGGCACTCCACCGACAGTCATATTAGCTATTCCCTGGTGGAAACCACATCTCAGGCCACATCTAAGTGTGTCCTCTTGCGCAGTAAGCAGCCCCGGAGGGGAGCTGTGGGGCCACGTGCTCTGCACCACATACTTTCTCCAGCTGTGGTCGCCTTATAACAAAAGGGAGGGAAACTGAAGAGGAAGTGTCCATGCAATCTGGCCGGTGTGGTCGGCTGCCTGGGCACCAGGCAGGCTAAGGTCCAGGATGAGGGTCTGTGGGGACTGGCACCTGGTGAATGCTGAGAGAAGCAAGGAACCCAGAGCACATGAGTCACCCTCTTTGGACCAGAGACTTCTCCCAGGACGCAGCTCAGCCTGGGTCCCGGCTGTCCTGTGGTGCCACCACCTCATCCTCCTGTGCCCTGGGCCTTCCAGCTGCTCCTACCGCCTGCTTCCAACCAAGGCACCATAGCCTCGTGCAGCCTGGGCCCCACCCTCTGGCCACTGTCCTCTTTTCTTCAAATAGCCTCTGTGGAAAAGGAGAACACAGGTAGGAGAGCCACAACATTGCTGGGACCTGGATGTCCCTGGAGGGAGGGCATACCTGTCCCCACGTGGAAGTCATGTGACAAGGTACCAACCACATagcatggggtgggggcaggtgggctTGATGGCACCTTGTGCAAGGCCAGAGCCCCACGTCTAGGTACACCTGGACAGCCAGTTTGCAACTTGAGAGACCCAGCTGAGTAGAGATGTGGAAGTCCTCTAGGACAGTGCTGATGTCTGTCCATCTGCCCTACAGAGGGAAGCAAGCCCTAGGTCTTGGGCAGCCAAGCCTGCAGCGTGGAGGTCttggtggagcagaggaagggattcTGGAGGGGAGGCTGCTGTGCCCAGGTGTGTGTAGCTCGCTGAGCAGGAGCCATGGGGGCACCATGCGCCAGTTCAAAGTGTGCTTGTGCCCTGCTCACCCTGAGTACTGGACTGGGAGACACTGCACTCCCCAGAAGGCAGAGGTCCGATCCCTGCTTGATGAATCCTGGACACAGGCCTTGGATGTGTGTCCTGATACACAGCCTGACCAAAGAGCTAATTCTTTCCTTAAAACAGGGAGACAAGGCAGGACAGAGCAGAGCGTGGAAGTCAGACCAGCCACCCGCATCCCAGGCCTGGTAGTGGAAAGCCAAGCCTCGCCCTGCGTTGCCCTGGAGCACAGCTGTAGATTTGGTGCCTGCCAGCCAGTGGCTAGGCGCCCAGCTTTGTGGCCAGCCCAGAACTGACCTCTGCGACTTGGGGAGCTCTGCCTCTGGCTTGTGCCTCTGCCTGGCCACCTGCCCCAGCCTTGGGGCTGCTGCTCTGTATACCTCCTTGGTTGCTCCAGTTAATGAATAGTAACCACTGACCAAAGGCTCAGGTCAACGTTCACAGGCCGAGGCTGGACCATCACACTGCTCTCGGGGCCAAGGTGGTGGGACAGTCTCGCCCTGGCAGCCTCACGCTCCACCCTGGGAACGGACCGGGGCCCTCCCTGACTGACAGGGTGTGGAGGATGGTCTGGTTCTGCCTGTGTCTTCTCAGAGACCACTGCTGTCCTGTGGCATAGCTTCTCACGTACGTGGGAGGGTGTAACCAA
The nucleotide sequence above comes from Urocitellus parryii isolate mUroPar1 unplaced genomic scaffold, mUroPar1.hap1 Scaffold_37, whole genome shotgun sequence. Encoded proteins:
- the LOC144252099 gene encoding transport and Golgi organization protein 1 homolog, translated to MEEELQKAERSFKNQIAMHEKKAHDNWLKARSAERAVAEEKREAANLRQNLLEMTQKMAVWQDEPVIVKPMPGRPNLQNPPRRGPLSHNGSFGPSPVSGGECSPPLTAEPAERPPSATLNQKAMPRNGFDPGCGPAHMNSSSRSSSPAKVTNEGEQTVPQEPETPSVSTITSLTEHPVGVHMAMKGPPPFSGVPFMGPPMGRPPPPPIRYGPPLQLGGPFGPRPIPPPFGPGMRPPIGFREYAPCVPPGKWDLPFDPRDFFPGPAPAPFRPLGSFGPREYFIPGAPLPLPTHGPQDYGPPPAAKDLMPSGFKDEPPYTPNSQISEGCSQALKQGP